The following proteins are encoded in a genomic region of Enterocloster clostridioformis:
- a CDS encoding IclR family transcriptional regulator: MKLNRTTLRTVEILKLVSKKPDGITLDEICAKLDMPKTSAYDIVTTLVQTGMIHVAREQKQRYTIGLTAYRIGINYTNNLDFISTIDPVLKAFSKEVGKTVFFGIRSDDSIVYICKFEPENPIITTATVGTKNPIYCTSLGKAIMAYTEDEDRDGVLSRISFKKHTDRTICTREEFERELESVREKGYAFDARELEEHMECVGAPVFGQDGNVMGAISVSSLYKPTEDYDALGRLVSDKGAQLSRLLGYIRHV, translated from the coding sequence ATGAAACTAAACAGAACCACGCTGCGCACCGTAGAGATACTGAAATTGGTGTCGAAAAAGCCGGACGGCATTACCCTGGATGAGATATGCGCAAAGCTGGACATGCCTAAGACCAGCGCCTACGATATCGTGACCACTCTGGTACAGACCGGCATGATTCATGTGGCAAGGGAGCAGAAGCAGAGATATACCATCGGCCTGACAGCCTACCGGATTGGAATTAACTATACAAATAACCTGGACTTTATCAGTACCATTGACCCGGTGCTCAAGGCATTTTCCAAAGAGGTGGGGAAGACCGTGTTCTTCGGGATACGTTCGGATGATTCCATTGTGTATATTTGCAAGTTTGAGCCGGAGAATCCCATCATCACCACGGCGACTGTTGGAACGAAGAACCCCATTTACTGCACATCACTTGGCAAGGCGATTATGGCCTACACGGAGGATGAGGACCGGGACGGCGTATTGTCCCGCATCAGTTTTAAGAAGCACACGGATAGAACCATATGCACCAGGGAAGAATTTGAGAGGGAGCTTGAGTCTGTGCGGGAAAAGGGATACGCCTTTGACGCCAGGGAACTGGAAGAACACATGGAATGTGTAGGAGCTCCCGTATTTGGGCAGGATGGTAATGTGATGGGAGCCATCAGTGTCTCCAGCCTGTATAAACCCACAGAGGATTATGATGCCCTGGGACGCCTGGTAAGCGATAAGGGAGCCCAGCTGTCACGTCTGCTGGGATACATCAGACATGTATAG
- a CDS encoding bifunctional 2-keto-4-hydroxyglutarate aldolase/2-keto-3-deoxy-6-phosphogluconate aldolase, which yields MKKEQVLARMKEDCLVAVVRAKNYEQGEKVVDAIIAGGINFIELTMTMDDGDPVGFIKLMAEKYKGNDKIVIGAGTVLDPETARACILAGANYIVSPGLNVDTIRLCNRYRVPMLPGVMTPTEAITAMEAGCDIIKIFPGNIVGPAAISSFKGPLPQGEFMPSGGVDVDNVDKWIKAGAYAVGTGSSLTKGAKTGDFAAVTAKAQEFVAAVAAARA from the coding sequence ATGAAGAAAGAACAAGTTTTAGCAAGAATGAAAGAAGACTGTCTGGTTGCTGTTGTTCGCGCAAAGAACTATGAGCAGGGCGAGAAGGTAGTTGACGCCATCATCGCAGGCGGCATCAACTTCATCGAGCTTACCATGACCATGGATGACGGAGATCCGGTTGGCTTCATCAAACTGATGGCTGAAAAGTATAAAGGCAATGACAAGATTGTAATCGGCGCCGGCACCGTACTGGATCCTGAGACTGCAAGGGCCTGCATCCTGGCCGGAGCCAACTACATCGTAAGCCCGGGCCTTAACGTGGACACCATCCGTCTGTGCAACCGTTACAGAGTGCCCATGCTGCCAGGCGTTATGACTCCAACCGAGGCCATCACCGCTATGGAAGCCGGCTGTGACATTATCAAGATTTTCCCGGGCAACATCGTGGGACCTGCAGCTATCAGCTCCTTTAAGGGACCCCTTCCACAGGGCGAGTTCATGCCGTCCGGCGGCGTAGACGTGGATAATGTTGACAAGTGGATCAAGGCCGGCGCTTACGCAGTGGGAACAGGAAGCAGCCTGACAAAGGGTGCCAAGACAGGCGACTTTGCAGCCGTTACAGCTAAGGCACAGGAGTTCGTGGCAGCTGTTGCAGCGGCAAGGGCATAG
- a CDS encoding sugar kinase yields the protein MAKIVTMGEIMLRLSTPNNEKFIQADEFDINYGGGEANVAVSLANYGHEAEFITAVPANPIGECAVAALRKYNVGTKHIARSGERLGIYFLETGSAMRASNVVYDRAHSSISTATADQFNFDEIFADADWFHFTGITPAVSDAAIELTEAALKAAKAHNVTVSVDLNFRKKLWSSEKAQKVMTNLMQYVDVCIGNEEDAEKVLGFKPGNTDVTSGELELAGYVDIFNQMADKFGFKYIISSLRESHSASDNGWSACIMDGKTREFYHSRKYHITPIVDRVGGGDSFAAGLICGLVDGKDMKAALEYAVAASALKHTIPGDFNLVTRADVENLAGGDGSGRVQR from the coding sequence ATGGCAAAGATTGTTACCATGGGCGAAATCATGTTAAGATTATCCACCCCAAACAATGAGAAGTTCATCCAGGCAGACGAGTTCGACATCAATTACGGCGGCGGCGAGGCAAACGTGGCAGTTTCACTTGCAAACTACGGTCATGAGGCTGAATTCATTACCGCGGTTCCGGCTAACCCCATTGGCGAGTGCGCAGTGGCCGCACTGAGAAAGTACAATGTAGGTACAAAGCACATTGCCAGAAGCGGCGAGAGACTGGGCATCTACTTCCTGGAGACAGGCTCTGCCATGAGAGCTTCCAACGTGGTCTATGACCGTGCTCACAGCTCCATCTCCACAGCGACAGCGGATCAGTTCAACTTTGATGAGATTTTTGCAGATGCTGACTGGTTCCACTTTACCGGAATCACACCGGCTGTCAGCGATGCGGCCATTGAGCTCACCGAGGCAGCATTAAAGGCAGCCAAGGCACACAATGTAACCGTGTCCGTTGACTTAAACTTCCGCAAGAAACTGTGGTCCTCTGAGAAGGCTCAGAAGGTCATGACCAACCTGATGCAGTACGTTGATGTCTGCATCGGCAATGAAGAAGATGCAGAGAAGGTTCTGGGCTTCAAGCCGGGCAACACCGATGTTACCTCCGGCGAGCTGGAGCTGGCAGGATACGTTGACATTTTCAACCAGATGGCTGATAAGTTCGGCTTTAAGTATATCATCAGCTCCCTGCGGGAGAGCCACAGCGCTTCCGACAACGGCTGGTCTGCCTGCATCATGGATGGAAAGACACGCGAGTTCTACCATTCCAGAAAGTACCACATCACACCTATCGTTGACCGTGTAGGCGGCGGCGACTCCTTCGCGGCAGGTTTAATCTGCGGTCTGGTGGATGGCAAGGATATGAAGGCAGCCCTGGAGTATGCAGTAGCTGCTTCAGCATTAAAGCACACCATTCCCGGCGACTTCAACCTGGTAACCAGGGCAGATGTTGAGAATCTGGCCGGCGGCGACGGTTCAGGCCGTGTTCAGAGATAA